One stretch of Leadbetterella byssophila DSM 17132 DNA includes these proteins:
- a CDS encoding VOC family protein, with protein sequence MLKSVHHIAIITSDYTRSKDFYTRILGLEIINEVYRKERDSYKLDLALNGNYIIELFSFPHPPARVSRPEACGLRHLAFAVEDVEQAVESLESQGVKCEPVRIDPITDKKFTFFEDPDGLPLELYEAF encoded by the coding sequence ATGCTAAAATCAGTACATCATATCGCCATTATTACTTCTGATTATACTAGATCAAAGGATTTTTATACCCGGATTTTGGGTTTAGAAATTATTAATGAAGTATATAGAAAAGAGAGAGATTCTTATAAATTAGATCTCGCTTTAAATGGAAATTATATCATAGAACTATTCTCTTTTCCCCATCCTCCAGCCAGGGTAAGCAGGCCGGAAGCCTGCGGATTGAGGCATTTGGCCTTTGCAGTGGAAGATGTAGAACAGGCAGTGGAAAGTCTGGAAAGTCAGGGAGTTAAATGTGAGCCTGTGCGAATAGATCCTATTACCGATAAGAAATTCACTTTTTTTGAAGACCCAGATGGATTACCCCTTGAGCTTTATGAAGCGTTTTGA
- a CDS encoding TonB-dependent receptor domain-containing protein — MKKLLLLLLGCTLGISAFARTTGKISGKISDENNQELGFANVLLLNSSDSSMVKAALADENGEFVFDELPFGEYLVSATMVGYNKYTSPKVVLSAGNPEVILPHFTLLPASTELKNVTVSAKKPLLEQHADKLVMNVEASIVNAGSTALEVLQRAPGVSIDQNDNISLKGKQGVVIYMDGKPTYMTQEQLTNLLKNMSSDQIEKIEIISNPSSKYDAAGNSGIINLVMKKNKNYGTNGAFTLGGGLSIPPDYAEVSGSFPKYNMNLNLNNRQGKFNTFGNISYRAGKNYNRNHITREIETKNLDQIVSRETESSNLSLRAGSDYFASKNTTVGVLVTGNLGYWQFAEPSDSWTIIKDNENLSSKLYTTSFPKQQWNNWTINGNFKQVLNSKGAEITADVDYSIYDNKNKERGMVTEFFGPDGKPVGDKLNMHSDMPNEFNIIAVKSDFTLPLPSTNARLEAGVKSSFVKSDNDMKFYNDGAIDLARTNHFIYKENINAAYANYNKKFNDKWSLQAGLRMEHTHSEGESLTLKERRLRDYVNLFPTLYITRTINENNTLNLNYSRRIDRPDYNSLNPFIFFLDPYTYELGNEYLKPQLSHSVELSHTWKQSVVTSLGYGYTSDFFSQIVKDARNEPEILQKLIEHNPNAQIDPNNVSFAIRENIGTRQTYNASISFPVKVNKWWSMNNNFSGVYAIYKGELMGDVLNVKNLLYNFYTSQVFAIGKGWNGEASMWFNSAGVEGTFRGREIYAVNGGLSKSILKNKGTFKVTVNDIFATARWRGRQDFGGVKLNVSNVWDSRGVRATFVYRFGNQNVKGARNRQTATASEQQRVGGNN, encoded by the coding sequence ATGAAAAAGCTATTACTTCTTTTACTAGGGTGTACTCTAGGCATTTCAGCCTTTGCCCGCACCACCGGAAAGATCTCCGGCAAGATTTCTGACGAAAATAACCAGGAATTAGGATTTGCAAACGTCCTACTTTTGAATTCTTCTGATTCTTCTATGGTAAAAGCCGCTTTGGCAGATGAGAATGGAGAATTTGTCTTTGATGAATTGCCTTTTGGGGAATATTTGGTATCTGCTACCATGGTAGGTTACAACAAGTATACCTCTCCTAAGGTGGTACTTAGTGCAGGTAATCCGGAAGTAATCTTGCCTCATTTTACTTTGTTACCTGCAAGTACAGAGTTGAAAAACGTTACTGTCTCTGCCAAAAAGCCACTCTTAGAACAGCATGCTGATAAACTGGTAATGAATGTGGAGGCTAGTATAGTAAATGCAGGTAGTACAGCTCTAGAAGTTCTTCAGAGGGCTCCGGGAGTATCTATTGACCAGAATGATAATATATCCTTAAAAGGTAAGCAAGGTGTGGTTATCTATATGGATGGTAAACCTACCTATATGACTCAGGAACAGTTGACTAACCTTCTTAAGAACATGTCATCTGATCAGATAGAGAAGATTGAGATCATAAGTAACCCTTCTTCCAAATACGATGCTGCTGGAAATTCAGGTATCATTAATTTAGTGATGAAGAAGAATAAGAATTATGGAACAAATGGTGCCTTTACTTTGGGTGGTGGATTAAGCATACCACCGGATTATGCTGAAGTGAGCGGAAGTTTTCCTAAGTATAATATGAACTTGAATCTAAATAACCGTCAAGGCAAGTTTAATACCTTTGGGAATATCAGCTATAGAGCGGGTAAAAATTACAATAGGAATCATATTACCAGAGAAATTGAAACCAAAAATTTAGATCAGATTGTATCGAGGGAGACTGAAAGTTCTAACTTATCTCTACGCGCTGGTTCGGATTATTTTGCAAGTAAGAATACTACTGTAGGCGTATTGGTGACAGGTAATTTAGGTTATTGGCAGTTTGCTGAACCTTCTGATAGTTGGACGATCATAAAAGATAATGAAAATCTGAGTTCAAAATTATATACCACTTCCTTCCCTAAGCAGCAGTGGAATAACTGGACGATTAACGGAAACTTTAAGCAGGTATTGAACAGTAAGGGTGCTGAAATCACCGCAGATGTTGACTATTCTATTTACGATAATAAAAATAAAGAACGTGGCATGGTCACGGAGTTTTTCGGACCAGACGGGAAACCTGTGGGTGATAAGTTGAATATGCACAGTGACATGCCTAATGAATTTAACATTATAGCTGTGAAATCTGATTTTACACTGCCTCTTCCTTCTACTAATGCACGACTTGAAGCAGGTGTTAAATCCAGTTTTGTAAAATCCGACAACGACATGAAGTTCTACAACGATGGTGCAATAGACTTAGCTAGAACTAACCACTTTATTTATAAAGAAAACATTAACGCAGCTTACGCAAACTATAATAAGAAATTCAATGATAAGTGGAGCTTACAGGCAGGTTTACGAATGGAGCATACGCACTCAGAGGGAGAATCTTTGACCCTCAAGGAAAGGCGATTGCGAGATTATGTGAACCTGTTCCCTACGCTTTACATTACTCGTACTATCAATGAGAATAATACCTTGAACCTGAACTACAGCAGAAGAATAGATAGACCGGATTATAATAGTTTGAACCCTTTTATCTTCTTCTTGGATCCTTACACTTATGAACTAGGAAACGAGTATTTGAAACCTCAATTGAGCCACTCAGTGGAGTTATCTCATACCTGGAAACAGTCGGTAGTGACGTCATTGGGTTACGGTTATACCAGTGATTTCTTCAGTCAGATAGTGAAGGACGCTAGGAATGAGCCTGAGATTTTGCAAAAGTTGATTGAGCATAATCCTAACGCGCAAATTGACCCTAATAATGTTTCCTTTGCCATTAGAGAGAATATCGGTACCCGACAAACATATAATGCAAGCATCAGTTTCCCGGTGAAAGTGAACAAATGGTGGAGCATGAACAATAACTTCAGTGGTGTTTATGCCATTTATAAAGGAGAATTAATGGGAGATGTGTTGAATGTTAAAAACTTACTTTATAACTTCTACACTTCCCAAGTGTTTGCAATAGGTAAAGGTTGGAATGGAGAAGCTTCTATGTGGTTTAACTCTGCAGGAGTGGAAGGTACATTCAGAGGTAGAGAGATCTATGCGGTGAATGGTGGTTTGTCTAAATCCATATTGAAAAACAAAGGTACTTTTAAGGTTACAGTGAATGATATCTTTGCAACTGCTAGATGGAGAGGCCGACAGGACTTCGGTGGTGTTAAATTGAATGTAAGCAATGTTTGGGATAGCAGAGGCGTAAGAGCCACGTTCGTTTATCGTTTTGGAAACCAAAATGTGAAAGGAGCGAGAAATCGTCAAACGGCAACTGCTTCTGAGCAGCAACGTGTAGGTGGAAATAATTAA
- the dapF gene encoding diaminopimelate epimerase, with amino-acid sequence MKFYKYQGTGNDFVMIDNRSNTFQGDVAALCHRRFGIGADGLILIEKEEGYDFRMRYFNADGAEGSMCGNGGRCAVQFASDLGIFEGKTSFIAVDGPHEAEITDKKVSLKMIDVHPLEEVPEGYFLNTGSPHLIIFTENVDAIDVSTEGAKIRYNEYWMAKGGVNVNYVQVLSPSSIKVRTYERGVEDETYSCGTGVTAASIISHFIKGVSTRVEVETLGGNLEVQFDPGSLITKVLLTGPAQKVFEGEL; translated from the coding sequence ATGAAATTCTATAAATATCAAGGCACGGGTAATGATTTCGTGATGATAGACAATCGCTCTAACACCTTCCAAGGGGATGTAGCAGCTTTATGTCACAGAAGATTTGGGATCGGAGCGGATGGACTTATCCTGATCGAAAAAGAAGAAGGTTATGATTTTCGCATGCGCTACTTTAACGCAGATGGAGCCGAAGGAAGCATGTGCGGTAACGGAGGACGTTGCGCGGTTCAATTTGCCTCTGACCTTGGTATCTTTGAAGGAAAAACATCGTTTATCGCTGTAGATGGACCTCATGAAGCGGAGATCACTGACAAGAAAGTATCTCTTAAGATGATTGATGTCCACCCCCTTGAAGAAGTACCTGAAGGGTATTTCCTCAATACGGGCTCTCCGCATTTGATCATTTTCACTGAAAATGTAGATGCTATTGATGTTTCCACAGAAGGAGCAAAGATAAGATACAATGAATATTGGATGGCCAAAGGAGGCGTAAACGTGAATTATGTTCAAGTCCTTTCCCCCTCTTCCATCAAGGTCAGAACCTATGAAAGAGGAGTAGAAGACGAGACCTATTCCTGCGGTACAGGTGTGACTGCTGCAAGTATAATTTCACATTTTATCAAAGGTGTATCTACAAGAGTTGAAGTGGAAACTCTAGGAGGAAACCTAGAAGTCCAGTTTGATCCGGGATCCCTGATCACTAAGGTGTTACTGACTGGTCCTGCACAAAAAGTTTTTGAAGGCGAACTTTAG
- a CDS encoding VOC family protein has translation MADLITGIQQIGIGVVNAEEAFKWYNKTFNMNIPLFDDVAEAKLMVKYTGGNIRQRRAIMALNIAGGGGAEIWESKRPLPIPCPFEPAFGDIGIYAAKIKCQSLGEFAHQNNLKVSPGPDGKPVVWMFDPYRNPLQIVEDDSWFKPKTSNTGGVFGAVIGVSDIEKALPLYRDGLGLEEVVYDKTGTFEDIDNTEIYRRVLLRKKEAATGAFTRLIGNTEIELVQALDRTPKVIMEGRTWGDLGFIHLCFDTLDMDTLGARLNTLGHPFTVDSANSFDMGEAAGRFTYIEDPDGTLLEFVETHKVPVLKKLGWYIDLKKRGTHKKLPNWMIGALGIGKEGVSKPK, from the coding sequence ATGGCAGACTTAATTACGGGAATTCAACAGATAGGTATAGGTGTAGTGAATGCAGAAGAGGCATTCAAGTGGTACAATAAAACCTTCAACATGAATATTCCCCTCTTTGATGATGTTGCTGAAGCCAAATTAATGGTAAAATATACGGGAGGGAATATCCGCCAAAGGAGAGCCATTATGGCATTAAACATTGCCGGAGGTGGTGGAGCGGAGATATGGGAATCCAAACGTCCTCTTCCTATTCCTTGCCCGTTTGAACCTGCCTTTGGAGACATTGGAATTTATGCCGCAAAAATCAAATGCCAAAGTCTTGGGGAATTTGCGCATCAGAATAACTTAAAAGTATCTCCCGGACCTGATGGAAAACCGGTGGTGTGGATGTTTGACCCATATAGAAATCCTTTACAAATTGTGGAAGACGACTCTTGGTTTAAGCCTAAAACTTCCAATACCGGTGGTGTATTTGGCGCGGTTATCGGGGTTTCCGATATCGAAAAAGCCCTGCCTTTATATAGAGACGGTTTAGGATTAGAAGAGGTGGTTTACGATAAGACGGGCACGTTTGAAGATATTGATAATACAGAAATTTATAGAAGAGTTTTGCTTCGCAAAAAGGAAGCCGCTACAGGAGCCTTTACCCGTTTAATCGGGAACACCGAAATAGAACTGGTTCAGGCCTTAGATCGTACTCCCAAAGTGATTATGGAAGGCAGAACATGGGGAGATTTAGGCTTTATCCATTTGTGTTTTGACACTTTAGATATGGATACTTTAGGAGCAAGGTTAAATACCTTAGGCCATCCTTTCACAGTTGATAGTGCCAATTCCTTCGATATGGGAGAAGCTGCCGGTAGATTTACTTACATAGAAGACCCAGACGGCACTTTATTGGAATTTGTAGAAACGCATAAAGTCCCTGTGCTTAAAAAGTTAGGTTGGTATATAGATCTTAAGAAAAGAGGCACGCATAAAAAGCTTCCTAATTGGATGATTGGAGCTTTAGGAATTGGGAAAGAGGGCGTCTCAAAACCTAAATGA
- a CDS encoding IS1182 family transposase, protein MASRKPTFKPYDQQQMMLLPPSLEELVPKNHPVRVVNEVINKINLAPLHASYKLTGASSYHPQMLLKVLVYGYVSNVYSSRKIEAACKESIYFMWISGMSYPDHNTINRFRSDRLRESLRSVFEEVVKLLAQEGLLSIEEVCVDGTKIEANANRYTFVWKKAIATNKEKMKQQLKGIWEYAQSVASKEDNLPDPPDFTTITREKVQSTVDKLNEVLGKKKDIDKKVKGKLSYATKHFPQNMGKYEEQEQILGERNSYSKTDEGATFMRLKEDHMRNGQLKPAYNVQISSSNQFVVNYTIHPNPNDTTTLAAHIAQHEASYQQAPKVITADAGYGSEENYTLLEGKKVKAYIKYNLFDRQQNTNNQDPFSTDKLFYNAQEDCFICPMGQQMNFIGESKRKTSTGFEQTSRKYQAQNCGHCPLNGTCNKMEGNRIVQVNERLERQRKQAYELLNSEEGIKRRKKRCYDVEPVFANIKSNHGFKRFMLRGKHKVEIEFGLLAIAQNIRKKAS, encoded by the coding sequence ATGGCATCAAGAAAACCCACTTTTAAGCCTTACGACCAGCAGCAAATGATGCTATTGCCTCCAAGTTTGGAGGAACTGGTTCCCAAGAATCATCCGGTACGGGTGGTCAATGAGGTCATTAATAAAATTAATCTCGCTCCTCTGCATGCTTCGTATAAATTGACCGGTGCCTCCAGTTATCATCCTCAGATGCTGCTTAAAGTGTTGGTTTATGGGTATGTGAGCAATGTATATTCGAGCAGGAAGATAGAGGCAGCCTGTAAAGAGAGTATCTATTTTATGTGGATAAGCGGCATGAGCTATCCTGACCATAACACCATTAACCGTTTCAGAAGTGACCGCCTTCGAGAAAGTCTTCGAAGTGTGTTCGAAGAAGTAGTTAAGCTTTTAGCCCAGGAAGGACTTTTGAGTATTGAAGAGGTTTGTGTTGATGGGACCAAAATAGAGGCCAATGCCAATCGTTACACCTTTGTTTGGAAAAAGGCTATTGCGACCAATAAAGAGAAAATGAAGCAGCAATTGAAAGGCATTTGGGAATATGCTCAAAGTGTTGCCAGCAAAGAGGATAACCTTCCCGATCCCCCTGACTTCACCACCATTACTAGAGAAAAAGTACAGTCTACCGTCGATAAGCTCAATGAGGTTTTGGGCAAGAAAAAAGATATTGACAAGAAGGTGAAAGGCAAACTGAGTTATGCCACCAAACACTTTCCACAGAACATGGGCAAATACGAAGAACAGGAGCAGATTCTTGGAGAGCGTAACAGTTACAGCAAGACGGATGAGGGAGCCACATTTATGAGGTTAAAGGAGGATCACATGAGGAATGGGCAATTGAAGCCGGCTTACAATGTTCAAATTTCCAGCTCCAACCAATTCGTTGTAAATTACACGATTCACCCCAACCCCAACGACACCACCACTCTGGCAGCGCATATAGCTCAGCATGAAGCAAGCTATCAGCAAGCTCCCAAAGTTATCACGGCAGATGCAGGCTACGGTTCTGAGGAAAATTATACCTTACTGGAAGGCAAAAAAGTAAAGGCCTACATCAAATACAATCTCTTTGACCGACAGCAGAACACCAATAACCAGGACCCATTTAGTACCGATAAGCTATTCTACAATGCCCAAGAAGACTGTTTCATCTGTCCGATGGGTCAGCAAATGAATTTCATTGGAGAGAGTAAAAGGAAGACCAGCACAGGTTTTGAACAAACCTCAAGAAAATATCAAGCCCAAAATTGCGGGCATTGTCCACTAAACGGAACTTGTAATAAGATGGAAGGGAATCGGATAGTCCAAGTCAATGAACGACTGGAGCGACAGCGGAAGCAGGCCTATGAACTTCTTAACAGTGAAGAAGGAATAAAAAGGCGAAAGAAAAGGTGTTACGATGTGGAACCCGTCTTTGCAAACATAAAAAGCAATCACGGCTTTAAACGATTTATGCTTCGGGGTAAGCATAAGGTCGAAATTGAGTTCGGCCTATTGGCCATAGCACAAAATATACGAAAAAAGGCCTCCTGA
- the rho gene encoding transcription termination factor Rho, with the protein MEEEKKPAKAAKTKAKAPAAEEAASEEPKAPRVRKRITRVVSEDTTHAPNTAPVPAFEELPIAPEIEAEIDIPVVPDEEIDMSDLLEEVPDITDEDLGISEEISKEQALEAKRKDDYSKNIKKQFNTLVKEFDGLIDNTGVLEIMSEGSYGFLRSADYNYLASPDDIYVSPSQIKLFGLKTGDTIHGTIRPPKDGEKYFALLKVISVNGKTTEEIRDRIPFEYLTPLFPQEKIKLSTRPEIMSTRVLDLFSPIGKGQRGMIVAQPKTGKTVLLKEIANAITINHPEIYLIILLIDERPEEVTDMQRSVKAEVISSTFDETAEKHVKVSGMVLEKAKRLVESGHDVVILLDSITRLARAYNTTQPSSGKILSGGVDANALHKPKRFFGAARKIENGGSLTIIATALIDTGSKMDEVIFEEFKGTGNMELQLDRRLANKRVFPSIDILTSGTRKEDLLMEKDELQRVWLLRKYMADMNPMETMEFLLSKMRGTRDNAEFLATMNR; encoded by the coding sequence GTGGAAGAAGAAAAGAAACCGGCCAAAGCCGCTAAAACCAAAGCGAAGGCCCCCGCTGCTGAGGAAGCAGCATCAGAAGAGCCTAAGGCTCCCAGGGTCAGGAAAAGAATCACTAGAGTAGTTTCAGAGGATACCACCCATGCTCCTAATACCGCACCAGTTCCGGCTTTCGAAGAATTGCCAATCGCTCCGGAAATAGAAGCAGAAATTGATATTCCGGTGGTCCCTGATGAAGAAATTGACATGTCTGACCTCCTGGAAGAGGTTCCGGACATCACTGACGAAGACCTTGGCATCTCTGAAGAGATAAGTAAAGAACAAGCCTTAGAAGCAAAACGTAAGGACGATTATTCCAAAAACATCAAGAAACAGTTCAACACTCTCGTAAAGGAGTTTGACGGTTTAATTGACAATACCGGAGTACTGGAAATCATGAGTGAAGGCAGCTACGGATTTTTACGTTCTGCTGACTACAACTACCTGGCTAGTCCGGATGATATCTATGTATCTCCATCCCAAATCAAGCTTTTCGGTTTAAAAACCGGAGATACTATTCACGGAACCATTCGCCCTCCAAAAGACGGGGAAAAGTACTTTGCCCTTCTAAAGGTGATCTCCGTTAATGGTAAAACCACAGAAGAGATCAGAGATAGAATTCCGTTTGAATACCTGACTCCGCTGTTCCCACAGGAAAAAATCAAACTAAGTACACGTCCGGAGATCATGTCTACCCGCGTATTAGATTTGTTTTCTCCTATAGGTAAAGGACAAAGGGGAATGATAGTGGCTCAACCCAAAACGGGTAAAACCGTCTTATTAAAGGAGATAGCAAACGCCATCACCATTAACCACCCAGAGATCTATTTGATTATACTACTTATAGACGAAAGACCGGAAGAGGTTACAGATATGCAACGTAGCGTTAAGGCAGAGGTGATCTCCTCTACCTTTGACGAAACGGCAGAAAAGCACGTAAAAGTATCCGGAATGGTACTTGAGAAAGCCAAGCGTCTGGTTGAGTCCGGTCATGATGTGGTCATCCTCTTAGACTCTATTACTCGTCTGGCGCGTGCCTATAACACTACCCAGCCATCCTCAGGTAAGATCCTATCCGGTGGTGTGGATGCTAATGCCCTTCATAAGCCTAAGCGCTTCTTTGGTGCAGCTAGAAAGATAGAAAATGGAGGTTCATTAACCATCATCGCTACCGCCCTAATTGATACTGGATCTAAAATGGACGAAGTAATCTTTGAAGAATTCAAAGGTACAGGTAATATGGAACTCCAACTGGATAGAAGATTAGCCAATAAACGGGTATTCCCTTCTATAGATATCCTTACTTCAGGAACTAGAAAAGAGGACCTTTTAATGGAAAAAGACGAGCTACAAAGAGTGTGGCTATTAAGAAAATACATGGCAGATATGAACCCTATGGAAACTATGGAGTTCTTACTATCCAAAATGCGAGGTACTCGGGACAACGCAGAGTTCTTAGCCACCATGAACAGATAA
- the rplS gene encoding 50S ribosomal protein L19, with translation MDLIKFVESEVNGTNANVPDFKAGDTVNVYVKIVEGNKERVQLYAGVVIQRKNYGTPGETFTVRKISNGVGVERIFPVLSPSIDRIEVVRRGKVRRAKLYYLRGKHGKAARIKELKK, from the coding sequence ATGGACTTAATTAAATTTGTAGAGTCAGAGGTGAACGGCACAAACGCTAATGTTCCTGACTTTAAGGCTGGAGACACAGTAAACGTGTACGTAAAAATTGTTGAAGGTAACAAAGAACGTGTGCAGTTGTACGCAGGTGTTGTTATCCAAAGAAAAAACTACGGTACTCCAGGTGAAACTTTTACAGTACGTAAAATTTCTAACGGTGTAGGCGTAGAAAGAATTTTCCCAGTACTTTCTCCTTCAATTGATAGGATTGAGGTAGTAAGAAGAGGAAAGGTTCGCAGAGCTAAATTGTACTACCTAAGAGGTAAACATGGTAAAGCGGCCAGAATCAAAGAATTGAAAAAATAA
- a CDS encoding PaaI family thioesterase encodes MGLWKGSIPTPPFAETLDFQPLKVERAKVQFQFVPQEFHYNPIGSVHGGIISTALDTVMGCALHTLLQHGFLYTILELKVNFTKALRVGKVIAEGRVLHFGKTTALLEADLKGEDGTLYAYGTSTCILLAQK; translated from the coding sequence ATGGGATTATGGAAGGGTAGCATTCCAACACCCCCATTTGCTGAGACCTTGGATTTTCAACCTTTGAAGGTTGAAAGGGCTAAAGTTCAATTTCAATTTGTTCCACAGGAGTTTCATTATAATCCCATAGGTAGTGTGCACGGGGGAATCATCAGCACCGCACTGGATACCGTGATGGGTTGTGCTTTGCATACCTTATTACAACATGGCTTTTTATACACCATTCTGGAGTTGAAAGTGAATTTTACAAAGGCGTTGAGAGTCGGAAAGGTGATAGCGGAGGGTAGAGTTTTACATTTTGGAAAAACCACGGCTCTGTTAGAAGCTGACCTGAAAGGGGAAGACGGAACCCTATACGCCTATGGAACATCAACTTGTATTCTTTTGGCACAGAAGTAA
- a CDS encoding response regulator, translating into MDKIKILVVDDHPMVLEGMRSMLAGIPFVTVTGLAQNAYQAIEHLKEILPEIVITDINMPEISGIELSSKIRKEYPNVKIIAMSTYNERSYVSQMVQAGASGYLLKSASREEMEEAILTVSSGKLYMSLELDISREEIKKMPVLTTREREVLVLIAEGLTNPQIAERLFVSPHTVDSHRKNLLTKFEVNNTAGLIKWAAKNGLI; encoded by the coding sequence ATGGATAAGATCAAGATCTTAGTTGTGGATGATCATCCCATGGTTTTGGAGGGAATGCGAAGTATGTTGGCCGGGATTCCTTTTGTCACGGTGACAGGTTTAGCCCAAAATGCCTATCAAGCCATAGAACATTTGAAAGAGATTCTCCCTGAAATTGTCATAACGGATATAAATATGCCGGAGATATCAGGAATAGAATTAAGCTCTAAGATTCGAAAGGAATATCCTAACGTGAAGATAATAGCTATGAGTACCTATAATGAAAGAAGCTATGTCTCTCAGATGGTTCAAGCCGGAGCAAGCGGTTATTTGCTTAAAAGTGCCTCTAGAGAGGAGATGGAAGAGGCTATCCTTACGGTCAGCTCAGGGAAACTATATATGAGTTTAGAGCTAGATATAAGTAGAGAAGAAATCAAGAAAATGCCGGTATTGACCACAAGAGAAAGAGAAGTGCTGGTGCTAATTGCAGAAGGATTAACTAATCCGCAGATTGCAGAGAGGTTATTTGTAAGTCCGCACACGGTGGACAGTCACAGGAAGAATCTGTTGACGAAGTTTGAAGTCAATAATACTGCAGGCCTAATCAAATGGGCTGCAAAGAATGGACTCATTTAA
- a CDS encoding TetR/AcrR family transcriptional regulator, producing MGKAERTRAFIIQKSAPLFNIKGYENTSLSDIQEVTKLTKGAIYGNFKDKNELAIASFEYNCSRVFSEIESVLAEACSAKEALLAFSNFYVKNWKNLSASGGCPILNAAVEADDSLTFLKGSVRNNMEYILGLLKSTIEKGICSLEFRSDVHAGEYASLIFSIVEGNILIAKMMNHPKYLSIMDRRIRLIIEKELLR from the coding sequence ATGGGAAAAGCAGAGAGAACCAGAGCTTTTATCATACAAAAGTCAGCTCCTCTATTTAATATTAAGGGTTATGAAAATACTTCTTTGTCAGATATTCAGGAGGTGACTAAATTAACGAAGGGCGCTATTTATGGTAATTTTAAAGATAAGAATGAATTGGCTATAGCCTCTTTTGAGTACAACTGTTCCCGGGTTTTTAGTGAAATTGAAAGCGTCTTAGCTGAAGCTTGCTCCGCAAAGGAGGCCTTACTGGCTTTTTCAAATTTTTACGTGAAGAACTGGAAGAATCTATCTGCTTCTGGTGGGTGTCCTATTTTAAATGCAGCTGTGGAAGCGGATGATTCCCTAACTTTTTTGAAGGGTTCCGTCAGAAACAATATGGAGTATATTCTGGGCTTATTGAAGTCGACTATTGAAAAGGGTATCTGTAGTTTGGAGTTTAGATCCGATGTTCATGCCGGGGAGTATGCCAGCTTGATTTTTAGTATAGTGGAAGGGAATATTCTAATAGCTAAAATGATGAACCACCCTAAATATCTGTCCATTATGGATAGAAGGATCCGACTCATCATAGAAAAAGAATTACTGAGGTAA